From a single Chloroflexota bacterium genomic region:
- a CDS encoding quinone oxidoreductase gives MKSIRIHQHGGLDALKLDEVAKPEPGNGDVRVKIEAVGINYVDTYQRVGLYKPPLPFTLGQEAAGVVDAVGASVTDLKPGDRVAYTSVLGSYAEFAVIPAWRAVPVPSSITAEQAAALMLQGMTAHYLAFDTFPLKPGDTALVHAAAGGVGALLVQIAKQCGARVIGTTSTEEKARVAKQAGADTVINYAQNDFEVEVKRLTDGKGVDVVYDSVGKTTFDKSLNCLRPRGYLVLYGQASGPVAPLDPQILNAKGSLFLTRPTLAHYTATRAEILRRANDLFAWMQSGKLNVQIAKTFPLVNAADAHAFLESRAAIGKVLLIP, from the coding sequence ATGAAATCCATTCGCATCCATCAACACGGCGGTCTCGACGCTCTCAAACTTGATGAGGTCGCCAAACCGGAACCGGGCAACGGCGACGTGCGCGTCAAGATCGAAGCGGTGGGGATCAACTATGTGGATACGTACCAACGCGTGGGGCTGTACAAACCACCGCTACCGTTCACGCTCGGGCAAGAAGCCGCGGGGGTGGTGGACGCGGTCGGCGCGAGTGTGACCGACCTCAAGCCGGGTGATCGCGTGGCGTACACCTCCGTGCTGGGATCGTACGCCGAATTCGCGGTGATTCCGGCGTGGCGCGCGGTGCCGGTTCCCAGCAGCATCACGGCTGAACAAGCCGCGGCGTTGATGTTGCAGGGAATGACCGCGCACTATCTCGCGTTCGATACATTTCCGCTCAAACCCGGCGACACGGCGCTCGTGCATGCGGCGGCAGGCGGCGTCGGCGCGTTGCTCGTGCAAATCGCCAAGCAATGCGGCGCGCGCGTCATTGGCACTACCTCGACGGAAGAAAAGGCGCGCGTTGCCAAACAAGCCGGCGCGGACACGGTCATCAATTACGCGCAAAACGATTTCGAAGTCGAGGTCAAACGCCTGACCGATGGCAAGGGCGTGGACGTCGTGTATGATTCGGTCGGCAAGACCACCTTCGATAAAAGTCTGAACTGCCTGCGCCCGCGTGGTTATCTGGTCCTGTACGGTCAAGCCAGCGGACCCGTCGCGCCGCTCGATCCCCAAATTCTCAATGCGAAAGGGTCGCTCTTTCTCACGCGTCCGACGCTCGCGCATTATACCGCCACGCGCGCCGAGATTCTGCGCCGCGCGAATGATTTGTTTGCGTGGATGCAGTCTGGCAAACTGAACGTCCAAATCGCGAAAACATTTCCACTCGTCAACGCCGCCGACGCGCACGCATTCCTCGAAAGCCGCGCGGCGATCGGCAAAGTGTTACTCATCCCATAA